The Cryptococcus gattii WM276 chromosome D, complete sequence region TGGATCGGGACTTtgggagagagagagagtGCAGAGCAAGCGGGTGAGATGAGTGGTGAAGGGGGTGGGGGCTCATTTGTTTGGGTATGATTGTAATGCATCACTTTGGGTGTTCCtgccttttttttttatccCCGACGTTTTACTACAGCCAAGGAATGAAAGAAAGATTCAACCGTGTTTAAAGTGATTGATCGAGTACTGAATTGAAAATGAAAATGTTTTGGAATTTGTCAAAAGAGCGAATTGAGATGACAGATAAATGAATGTAAAAACATCTAGAGGGTTGAGGAAATACATggccaaaaaaaaaaagaaaacagAAATCTATAAAAATTTCACCGGATGAAATTATACTTGTGCACAAACATGCTCGTTGTGCGTGTGGGCGAAAAGAGTTGCGAGGAGGAGCATGGCGAATTGTTAAAATCAAACTTGATGAGTGTGATGGGTTTCCAGGTCTTTGTTGCCCCTGGGTATTACAATCATCTTGTCAGCCCCCATGATCTCTTCATACTTGATCCGCATTAAACGCATTTTGGTCATTCCATTCCTGACGATAAGCCAAAAAGGCCAAGCAGGTGAATCATGTCCCAAGCGACCACGAAAAAATAGACAGGAGACAAACaaaggaaaaaggggaGAATGTAGAAACTTACTTGGCATTCAACAAACTCAGATACAACGTCCAAGCGATACCGCAAGTGCTTTGGAAGGGGACCCTATACTGGATTGGCATGAGTTTGAAATTGATACCCTGGATGATGGGCCAGATCTTCCAGTTGGCGAGGATGGCGGAGAGGTAGATCTGGACATTGAAACAGAGTTGATTCAGCCAGGGGACATTTGAACAATGTGGGAAAAGGCAGAAAACGTACATCTTGGAATTTTTCCTTGATTTCTTCAACCGTGTGGCCCTCCATTACACCCATTGACCCGACAAAGATGACGAGCTTTGTATAAGAGTTAGCTTGGTTAGCTTGGCTACGAGTTATTCCTTCCTTCGCTGGGGATGACTTACACCGATCGGGGCCCTAATCCGAAATGATATTAGCACGCCTTCAGCACGCGCGTTAACATTATAGAAACCCACATGACAGTCTGATCCGCAACAACCCTCTTCACCAACTGTATCCCCTCTCCGCTCGCTTTACCCACCCCTGCAGATGCCCCTGCCGGTCCAGTCAATATCCCCCCTGCACCTTTTCCTGCCGTCCCTAGCGAGGCTTTTGCAGGGATGGGGATAGCGCGTTCGAGGAAACGCATCCACCGGCCGATGATGGGACCCATCCCCATACCGAATACGGCGAACCGCAAGGTACGGTAGGGATCGTAAGTCGGAGTAGGTGATTGGGGTGTGGGGTTGTGCATCTGTAAAAGGGAAGGGTTAGATGACAAGTTGTGGAAGCAGATGTTAGTGGGCCAAAGGGGGATAAGTACGGACTACTATGGTGGAGCATTGCGCCTGTAGGAAGATTAGATTTAGTGAATGAAAATGCAAAGACGGTGAATGAGTGCGGGAACTGACAAGGACATCTGCAATGGTGTTGAGGACGCCGTTTGTAACTACCAACGTAGCGACTGGACGACGGTCAAAGTTGGTGTTGTAAAGACGAGCAACGGAGTGAAGGAGGCGCATAGTGGATGAGGGTATGGGGGCGGCTACAGAGATGTAATAATGAATGAAACTTTGATGAGCTGGATCTGATATGTACGGGAGATGGCCGGGAGATTGAACCAAGTAATACGACGTCATAACAAAGTTTATACTTTGACAGCCTCcacttttttttttaagTGGGGGACACCCTGCAACAAATCACCTTTTTCTGTTCACTTTTTGTCTTTCGTTCGTTTCATCTTTACATTTCCACACCGCACCCATCCATCCTCACTGCCACATCTCAATCGCACCGCGAAGCATCACAGTGCACTGACCTAATGTATCCACGCTATAAACAGCCACCCTCTTGAAATCAAGATGATTAACGATTAACACTTACACCGACGACCTCTGCTtatctcttctcctttgcTCAACCCCAAAGGACTTGTGTAATGCAATAGGCCACTAAAAGCTCTCATTTTAGCCAACTGTGTCTTGGAATTCCCCACTTTATTGAGCTAATAGATGAATTGGGCTATACTTTTCCACACTCAGTCG contains the following coding sequences:
- a CDS encoding Hypothetical protein (Similar to TIGR gene model, INSD accession AAW46578.1; CNL05590) gives rise to the protein MRLLHSVARLYNTNFDRRPVATLVVTNGVLNTIADVLMHNPTPQSPTPTYDPYRTLRFAVFGMGMGPIIGRWMRFLERAIPIPAKASLGTAGKGAGGILTGPAGASAGVGKASGEGIQLVKRVVADQTVMAPIGLVIFVGSMGVMEGHTVEEIKEKFQDIYLSAILANWKIWPIIQGINFKLMPIQYRVPFQSTCGIAWTLYLSLLNAK